The DNA region TCGTTGCGCACGACGCTGCCGAAGTCATCGAAGATGAACGGATTCGTGAGGCCGTTCGCGTACGTCAGCAGGCCTGCCAGGAGGATCAGCGCCGGCCACAGACGGGCCGCGGGCGCGCCAGAGTGGGTCGATGCCGTGCGGGAGCGACTGGGTTTCACCAAACGGGAGGAGCGAGTCACGAGCGTGTCGCCGCTCATTCTAGCAAGCCCCGTGACCCGCCTTCGCCAAGGCTACGGCGGGGCAAGCCCCAGGACCCCGGGACTCCAGGACCCCGACTAGTCGCGGAGCGCCCCTGCCGGATCCACCGAGATGGCGTGGCGCGCCGGCAGCAACGTCGCGAGCAACGCGACCGTCGTCAACAGTGCGGTGATGGCCACGTACAACATCGGTTCAAGTGCGATGACGCCGAAGAGCGCGCCTTCGATGACGCGGCCGAGCGCCAGGCCCAGGCCCAGGCCGATCGTGATGCCGAACCCGGCGAGCTTCAGTCCAGAGCCGATCGTCAGTTTCAACACGTCACGAGTGGTTGCGCCAAGCGCCATACGGACGCCGATTTCATGGCGCCGCTGCGCCACATAGTGCGCCATCACCGAATAGATGCCCGCGGCTGACAGTACCAGCGCGAGCACACCGAAGGCCGCCATCAACTGGCCGACAAAACGAAGGCCCGTCGTTCTTGTGTGAATGGCCTTTCGCATCGTCTCGGTGTCGAACGCCGGCAGGTTCGAGTCGACCCTGGATACGGCGCCACGCAACCTGGTCAGGCTCCCGTCGGGGTCGCCCTGCACGCGCGCAAGGACAAAGACCTGGGTGCTGGGGAACTGCAGCACCGACGCATAGATGGTTGGTGCGTTGCGCGAATTGAACCAATCGTCAAGGACGTTGCCCGAGATGCCGACGATGGTGACCCACTCCTCGTGAGTGGGGTTCAGCTTCACGCGCTTCCCGATGGGAGATTGGCCGGGCCAGTACAGGTTCGCCAGCGACTGGCTGACCACCGCCACCTGCAGGGTGCCGTCGCGATCCTGCGCAGAGATCGCACGGCCCTCGAGGATCGGAATCTTCAGGACATCAAAGAAGCCGGCTGTGACGCCACGGTAGTTGATGAACGCCGGACCGTTCGGATCGTCGGGCCGCCCGTCCACCACCACCTGACGCCGCTGGTTCGAAGTCGCAGCCGGGGACACCGTGGTGGTGGCGACGTGCGTCACGCCAGGAACCCGGTGCGCTTCATCAAGCAGCTGTCGCGTGAACTGCCGCCGGGCCTCGTCGTCCGGATACGCGGTGCCGGCCAGATCGAGGCGGAGCCTGACCACGTTGTCGGGGTCGTAGCCCTGCGGGCCGCTGGCCATACGGTGTCCGGCAACGGCGGCAAGCCCTGAGGCAATGAGCAGCGGCAGCGCGATGGCAATTTCGGCCACCACCAGGCCGCGACGCAGCCGGCTCCGGCCCATGCCCGCGGTGGCCGATCGACCTCCATCTTTGAGCGACGACGTGAGTTGCGGCTTCGATGATTGGAGCGCGGGGAGCAGGCCAAACAGCAACGCGGTGACCAGCGCCGCGAGCGACGTGACGAGCACCACCCGTGGCGTCACGCCCATCGTGGTCCATCCGGTGACAAAGCGAATCAGTTCAGCGGGCATCATGCCGCGCAGAAGTGCGATGGAACCCCACGCGACCAGGAGCGCCGCGGGAATGGCTGCGGCTGCAAGCACCAGGCTTTCGACGAGCATCTGGCGCACAATGCGCCAGCGGCCGGCGCCGATCGCAAGACGCACGGCGAGTTCGCGCTGGCGCTCGGCGCCGCGGGCGAGCAGGAGGTTGGCGATATTCGTGCCGGCGATGAGCAGGAGGAGAAGCGCCGCCGCCTGCCAGAGTCCCAGAACGGTCGGCAATCCGAAGTCCACCATGGCCTTGGTGAAGGTCATGACCGTGAGGGTGAAGTTCCTGTTGGCATCGGGTGCCAGCTGCTGCAGGCGTTGATACTGAGCGGTCAGCTGCGTCTGGGCCTGCTCAAGGGTTGCGCCGGGGGCCAGCTCGCCGACCACCGTCAGGTACTTGGACTTTCGATCCACCTGTTCTTCAGCGGTCAGAATGGCCGGAGTCCAGAGATCGCTGCCGTTCGGAAAGTCGAATGCCGCCGGCGCGCGCCCGATGACCGTGTGTGGTTCGCCGCTCAGCCGGATGGTGCTGCCCACGATGTTCGCCGTGCCGCCGAACCGGCGCTTCCAGAGGCTGTCGCTGATCACCACGGTGCGTGCCGCGCCCTCGGCCTCGTCGGGTGCGGCGAAGAAGCGGCCCTCAGCGGGTGTAACGCCAAGCATTGCGAAGAAGTCGGCGCCCACGCGTGAGCCCTGGACGCGTTCGGGCTGATCGGTCCCCGAGAGGTTCACATCGCCCCAGCCGACGGTGGTCATGCGGGCGAGCGCCGCCGGGGGATTGCGCCGGAAGTCCACGTAGTTCCCTGGCGCCACGGCCTCCTGCGGGAAAGGCGCGTCGGGCGAGAGTTCCGCCAGCACCACCAGACGGTCGACGTTGGGGATGGTGAAGGGACGCAGCATTAGCGCGTCGATCATCCCGAACGTGGCGGCGTTGGCGCCCAACCCGAGGGCGAGCGTGATCACGACGACGCTGCTGACGAGCGGCTGGCGCCAGAGTGCGCGGGCGGCGACACGAATTTCGGAGAGAAGAGTGCGCATGCTGGAGTCCTTCTGGATGGCGAGCCTGGTCCGGTACCGCCGCCATGCATCGTGAATGCGATCGGTGAACAGGTTGAGCGTTTCGCGCCAGTACCACCGGTGGGCGCGACGCCGGTCTTCACGGGAACTGATGTCGGCGAGTTCTTCGCGCAGGTCGCCCAGCGTGGTGTCGCGCCACGGTTCGTCGCGCAGCAGCCATCGCACAAGGGCTTCGGCGGCGCGCGGGGGCGTGGGCGTGGACGACTTCATCGTCAGGACCGGGAAGACCTGTTTCGACGGGCGCCCATCGCCGGGCCGTCGGCTAGCAGGGTATCGAGGCCGGCCGAGAGCGTCTGGACGGCGGCCTGCGCATGCCTGATGGCCTGCAGGCCGAGCGGCGTGACCGTGTAATACCGGCGTGCGCGACCACCCCGAATGGCAACAGGGTCACCCATCGCGGAGGTGACGAGGCCCTTGGCTTCGAGACGGTCGAGCGATGTGTGCACTGCGCCCCGGGCCACGTCGCGACCGGTGCGCTCGATGAGCAATTGCCGAATGGGGACCGTGTAGGCGTCGGTGCCGTCCCTCTGGCATTGGAGGACGGCGAGCAGGAGCAGGTGCTCAAACTCGCCGACGGAGGGAGTCGGGGTGCGCGAAGCCGTCATTGTAGGCAATATACGCGACGGCCCCGACATAGTTCCCTGTCACGACGGATCACAGGGAGGCGCGGAGGCATGGAGGAACTCCTTTTCAACGACGGATCACAGTGGATTCGACATCGGTGTAGCCGGACCTGAAGGTCCGGCCTCCGAAGACATGACCTGTCCGTCCTCGGAGGCCGGGTCTTTAGACCCGGCTACACCGATGTCGAATCCGCTCTCGCCCGTGCCGCACGTGGCGGTTGAACAGTTCTTGCAGTGTGACGTATTGTAAGACTGCTTATGATTTCTGACCTCGAAGCGCTGGTGCTCGACCTGTTGTCTGCGAAAGCCCCGACGTATGGGCTGGACCTCGTGCATGCCTCTGGCGGCCGCCTTAAGCGCGGCAGCGTGTACGTGACCCTGGGCCGCATGGAGCAGAAGGGCTTCGTGACCTCGATGGTGGAGGAGCGGCCCGGTGAGGGGCCGCCGAGGCGGCTGTACGAACCCACGGCATTGGGTTTGCGCGCGCTTGTTGCGGCGCGACTCATGGAAGGCGACCTGCCGTTGGGCTCGAAAATCTGAGCCCTTGTAATGGCGAAATGTCACAAATGACCGAAGTGGCGAAATGTCTGCAATGGGTGAATGGCTCAATTCTCGAATGCCGGAAAGAGCAGTGAAATCTCAGGATCACGCCGCCACACCGTCGCCGTGGCGCGAGTCGTGGGCGGACTTCCTGTTTGAGTCACGGCGCGCAGCCGGAAGCAGCGCTCGCGCGGGTGTTGTCCTCGGGTTCCTTGCCGCACTGCTGCGGCTGTCGCTTGCCTCAATCCCCACAGGAGTCCCGCCGATGCTTAACCTTCGAGACGATTTCAGGCACGCCGCCCGGCGTTTGTGGCGGACTCCGCTGTATGCCGCGTTCGCCGCAGTCACGCTCGCGATCGGTATCGCCGCCACCACGTCGCTCTATTCGCTCTTGTATTTCATCGTCTGGCGCCCTGACGCGGTCGTCAATCCGGAACGCATTGTCGAACTGAGGGGCGATACGGTGATCGCTGGCCGGGCGGGAGTGCCGGGGCGATTCTCGTGGGCGGACTGGCAGTCACTGACCGAACAGCAACAGAGCTTCAGTCACGTCGCGGGAATCCACCGCATCGGTGTCTCGATTCTCAACAACGGAGTCACAGACGTCGCCATGGGCGAAGGTGTGACGGGGGACTATTTCGCGATGGTCGGCGTCGGGCCGCTCCATGGCCGCGTACTCAACCGCGCGGATAGCGCGCCTGACGCACCGCCGGTCTCGGTGCTGTCGGCCCGCCTCGCGAGAGCCCAGTTCGGGGACGAAGCTCAGGCGGTGGGCCGCACGGTCAAGATAGGGGGCCAGATCACAGAGATTGTCGGCGTCGTCACCGACAACTTCTTTGGGATTGGGGTCGCGTTCGCTCCTGCAACGCTTTGGCTACCGCTCGAACAGACTCGCACCCTGTCACCGTCACCAACCCCATCGGCCTACTTCGATCCCGCACGCCGGGACCTGCGCTGGCTCACTGTTCGCGGGAGGCTGCGCGACGAGGCCAATCTGCGAATGGCGGCCGAGGAGGTATCGCTCATCGGTCAGCGTGTCGAGGCGGCGTTTCCCAGCATCGGAGTGTCGGAAGGCCCTCGGAGCGGCAGTCCCGCAGGCCGGTACTGGCGCGCAGAGCCGGTCAGTGCGCGAGAGGCCGACACGTTTTCAAGCCTCGGCGTCGCGATGATGGTGGGCGTGACGCTCGTACTGTTGATGGTGTGCTCGAACCTGGCCAGTCTGGGGCTGTCAAGAAGCGCGGCACGACAGCCTGAGTTCGCCGTGCGTCGCGCTCTAGGCGCTTCGCGATGGCGCCTCGTGCGCGAACAACTTGTTGAGTGTTCGCTTGTTGTTGGCCTTGGCGCGGTGCTGGCCTTATGGGCCACGCGGTGGTTTGTCACCATCTTGCACATGGACGTGCCCATCAGCCGAGGCATGACCCTTTCGCTGCAGCCCGAAGTGACCTGGCCGGTCGTCGCCGCTGCCGCAGGCGCCTCGATACTCTCGATGATCTTCGTGGGCCTCGGTCCAGCCTGGCGAGCCACGAGCGCGGACATTCGCCCGCTGATAGCCCAGGACGGGGTAACGACGCGGCCTCGCGTGCGGTCGCAGCACTTGCTCGTAGCCGCCCAGGTGGCTGGTTCGGCAGCGCTGCTGCTGTTGGCGGTCTCAATCATGAACACGGTGACGCGGGCGACCCGATCGCCAGGCGTGGACGTCGACCGAATCGCCGTTGCCACGGTCAGTTTCTACCTGAGTCCGCGTGACGGCGTGGAGGCCGATCGGCTGCGCGACGACATTCTGCGGCGGGTCCGCCAGTCGCCCGGCGTTGAGAATGTGGCCGCGTCCGTCGGATTGCCATTCGGTACGTTCGTCGATCAGGGAAGCTTCGCGGCCAGCGACCTGGACCTTGTGAGTCGCGACGGTGGAGAGAATGCGTATCTGGTCTTCGGCACTGCGGGCCTGATGGACACTCTTGGCGTCCCAATTGTCGCCGGGAGGGCGTTCTCAAACGATGACGTGCGCGAACGACGGCCAGTGATCGTCTTGAGCGAAACCACGGCGCGCGGGGTGTTTGGTTCCACCGAAGTTGTGGGCCGGCCCGTGTGGTTCAAGCGCAGCACACCGGGCACGCCGGGGAGAGAAGCCCCGCAGCAGTTGATGGTCGTGGGTGTTTCGCGCGATACCGACACCTTTGTGATGGGTTCCAGCCGGAGGCACTCCGAGGGTTCGGGTGCCGTGTTCATGCCATTCAGCCGGGATGCGCGCGAGCCAATGATCATCGTGGCCCGGACAACGGGCGATACTGCGGCGCTTGCAGGAGTCGTTCGTCGCACCATTCGCGAAGTGGATCCCGGGCTCGTCGTGGATACCGCAGGGGCTGGGTGGGTCGTACTCAGCGGCCCGTTCCTCTTCCTGGGCGCGCTGGGCTGGGCGTCAACCGGGCTCGGCGTGCTGACCTTGGTGCTTGTCATGACCGGATTGTTTGGTGTCCTGTCCGCGCTTGTCACTCAGCAGACCCGCGAATTCGGCATCCGCATGGCGTTGGGCGGCACCCCAGGTGACCTGCTGCGGCTCGTGGTCCGGCAGGGCCTTCGTCCGGCTCGTGACGGACTGATCATCGGCATTGCCATCGGTGTCCTGTCAAGGATCGCGTTGGGTGCGATCCTCCCGTCGGGCCTGGCGGTCGTCGATGTCTTTGCGTTTGTGGTCGTGCCCGTCGTGATCGTCGCCACCGCCGTGGCGTCAAGCATCATCCCCGCAAGGCGCGCCGCCAGCGTGGATCCCAATGTGGCGCTCCGGCAGCACTGACATCGTCCAGGGTCCAGGGTCCAGGGTCCAGCGTCCAGCGTCCGGGGTCCCCATTCAATCCCTCAATCGCTCAATTACACAATCCCAGAATCCCGCAATCCACCAATCCGTCAATTTCCGATCAGCAATCCGAAATCCGCTATCAGCAATCCCGATCCTCAATCGCTCAATCCTCAACCCTCAATAGCGATAAGATCTGCCAATGTCTTCCCTCTCGCTCGACTGGAAAGGTGATCTCACGTTCGTCAACAGTCCCGGTTCGCCGGCCATCCATCTGGAAAGCAGCACGCCGGGTGTGTCATCCCCGGTTCACGCCCTGGCGTACGCCGCGATGGCGTGTATGGCCATGGATCTGGTGCACATCCTCAAGAAGGGGCGCCACGAGTTGAAGGGGCTGTCGGTGCATTTCGACGGCGAGCGCGCCGCCGACTACCCGAAGCGTTACACCGCCATGCACCTGCGGTTTGATGTCACAGGCGACATTCCCGAAGACGCCGTCGAGCGCGCCCTGGCGCTCTCGCACGAGAAGTACTGCTCGGTGTCCAATTCCATCCGCGCCGACATCGACTTCAAGACTTCGTTCACGGTTACGAAATAAGGGGACGGGTGTCGATTGGTGGAAAAGTCGCGGAAAACGACCTCTGAGGTAGTTTTCGCTGAAATCGAAACGAAAACTACCTCAGAGGTCGTTTTTCAGGACTTTTCCACCGATCGACACCCGTCCCCCTCGCCCACCCCGCGTCGCCCGTACATCGACTGGCTTCGCGGCGTGGCCGTGTTGTTCATGATCGAGTGGCACGTGGTGGATGCGTGGAGCACCGATGCCTCACGACAAGGCGGCGTGTTCACGGCGCTGGCGCTCATCGGCGGCACGGCCGCGCCGCTGTTCCTGTTTCTCGCCGGCCTGGCCATTCCGTTTGCCGCCGCGTCGCAGCAGCGAAAAGGGAAGTCGCTGCGTGACGCCGCCTGGGCGCTGCAGAAACGCGGCTGGCAGGTCTTCCTGTTCGCGCACATCTTCCGGCTGCAGTCGTTCCTCGGCAATCCCTGGGCGCGCGTGGACAGCATCTTCAAGCCCGACATCCTCAACATCCTCGGCCTTGGCATGGTCGTCACCGCATGGTGCTGGGGACGCAGTGACGCGCTGAAACGGCGCGTGGCCTGGCTGTTGGTGCCGGCATTCATCCTGGTCGTGATCACGCCGCTCTCACGAGTCTGGTGGTGGCCCACCTTGCTGCACCCGCGGCTCGAGGCCTACATCAGGCCCAACGGCGGATGGGGCCAGTTCGCGCTCTTTCCCTGGTTGGCGTTTGTCCTGGTCGGCTGCGCGGTTGGCGTCTGGATCGCCCGCTCACGTCCTGCCGCCGACGAACGCCGCTTCCACGGCCAACTCGCTCAGGCCGGCGCCGCCATCGTCATCGTCGGCACCATCGCGGCGTTTGTGCCGTCGCCATTCAACTCCAGTTTCTGGACCACCTCGCTGTCCTTCTTCCTCATCAGGACCGGGGTGATGACGATGGCGTTGTCGGGAGCGTGGTGGTGGATGTCACGAGCGAACGCACACCGGTGGAGTCCGGTGGTGCTGTTCGGGCAGACGTCGCTCTTCGTCTACTGGGTGCACGTGGAGTTGGCGTACGGCATGTTCAGCGCCGCCTGGAAGCGATCGCTGACGCTCGGCGAAACGGCGCTCGCCTATCTCGCGTTCACCGCGCTCATGCTGGTGGCGGCGCGATGGTGGGCGAAGCGCACCGAGCGGCCCTGGATACCGGAGCACCTGCGGGCTTAACGTCCAGGGTCCAGAGTCCAAGGTCCAGGGTTCGCGGAGCTGCTTCGCAGGGCTTTCTTGGAAAAAGCCCCGGCACCGCAAGGTGCCGGCTCAATGAACTCTGGACCCTGGACTCTGGACCCTGGACTCTACCGATCGTTCCAGTTCACGATCGAGTTGAACACCATGTTGAACTCGCCGTGGTTCTGCCACCGGTAGATCGGGTTGTTGGCAAACAGGAGCACGCGGCCTTTGCCGTTGCGTGCGCCGGGCACGTCAACCGCGATGGCTTTCTGCGAGAGCACATCCGCACCGGTCATCAAGCCGGAGATGACGGACGAGTCGCCGCCGACGTAACGGGCGAGGACGTTTTCCTGATCCGACATGCCCACGCGCAGGAACGGACCGCTCACGTACTTCACGCCGAAGTTCTTGTTGCCGTAGCCGTAGAACACCGGATGGTCGGGCTTTGAGATCTCGGCCTGCACGAGCGGGCGCTGCGCCGTGATGCCGGCCACCTGATCGGTATCCACGGTGCGCGCGAAGCCGAACTCGATCGGGAACCGCACCGCGTTGTGCGCGGCGATGAGCGTGCCGCCGCCTTCGAGGAAGGCCGCGAACGCATCCACGCCCACCTGGCCGAAGCCGCCCGTGATGTCGGGGGATTCGCCGTACATCCCGAGGAACTTGTACTTGTCGGTCTTCATGTACGGCACAGGCCGCGCGCTGGGTGCCTGCATCACCGATTGCCGGTTAATGCCCTGGTACGCCATGACGATCACGTCGTAGTCGGCCTTCAGGTTGCCCTTCATCACGCGTTCTTTGTAGATGAGGTCGAAGGGAATGCCGAACTGGTCAAACGCGTGCCGGTACCAGCCCAGTTCCTGCGTGCCGCCCCACTGCGAGTAGATGGCCACACGCGGCACGTCTGCGTCGTGCGTCGCCACGGTCGGGATGGACGCCAGCGTGGCAGCCGTGAGGCCGAACTTCTCCACCGCAGCGCGCACGGCCGCGATGTCGGAGGGCGTCGACACGATGAACGAGCCGGCAGGGAAGTCCATGCCCGATGCCGTGAAGCTGGCCTTGGCCACCTTCATCGGCACGTTGCGCACCGCGTAACGGAACGACACCATGTTGTTCGAACCCAGGTGCGCCACCGCGATGCCGGCCGTTCCGGTGCCGATGATGCGGGCCGCGTGCGTGGACGTCTTGACCACCTTCGTCCCCACCTCCAGCACGTCCTTGTTGTTGATCTCGCGGATATCCACACCCATCGCCGGGCCCATCGTCCACCCCGAGTCGTCGTAGGTGGAGAGGCGCTCGTCGGGATAGTCCTGCTTCTCGAAGAGGTTCTTCGCAAGGTTCCAGTAGGGCTGGCCGGCCTTCACGAGGTACGAACCTGCGGGGAAGGTCTCTTCGCCGAGCTTGAACTCCGCCGTGGCCTGGCTCACTTCGATGCCCTGGATGCCCATGATGCGGATGAGTTCGGCCACGCGCGTCATGTCGCGCTGCACGGGAATCACATACGCGTGGGGCGGATTGTCGAGGCCGCGCCGGATGGAATTGCGTGTCTTCATGTAGAAGTTCTCGACCACGAGGTTCGGGAACATCGACGTGAGCTGCAGGGCCGAGAGCACGCCCGTCTGCATGTAGTTCGCGTTGTTGCGACGCGTGAAGTTGGCCACGGCATCCGGCGGCACTGGCAGGCCGCGATACCACTCGCGCGGCTGACCGCCGCCGCGACCTGTCGGCACGCCGCCCGCGCGACCGCCTCCTGCCGCCGCGCCTGCGCCCGGGCCGGCGCCACGCCCGGCACCAGCCGGGGCGCCTCGGCCCGCGCCCTGGCCCGCACCCAGCGCCGCATCAGGCGCACCGGCGCCACGACCGCCGCCTCGTCCCGCACCGCGGCCGCCACCGGCGCCTGCCGCGGCAGGCGGCGCTGCGCCACCTGCAGCAGGAGCCGTTCCAGCCGCCGCCGGCGCACCGGGCGTCGGAAGGTCACGGCCCGACTGCGTCTCGTACATTTTCATCAGGCCGTTGTGGTTGTAGGCCAGCGAGCCGAGGTACCCCGGCGACCAGCCGTCCATGAATGCGTGCGTGTAGACGCCCGGCATGCCGTACTTGGTCATCTGCGCCATCTCGAAGTTCGAGAAGAAGGGCAGTTCCGAGAAGAGGATGGGGTCCAGGTTCGGGTTCTGGGGCGGGCCGCCGCTGTAGGTATAGAGCAGCGTCAGCGACTCGTGCAGGTCGTGCATGATCGGCGGGTGGGCGGTGAAGTACCAGTCGCCCAGGCCGCGCATCTGCATCTGCGAGAGGTTAATGTCGCGGTTGTTGTCGTGATAGACGTACTTGCCCCAGTAGGGGACGCCCGCGCCCCCGCCGCGCCCACCGCCGCCCACGGCGCCCGGCTGACCGGCCGCTGCGGCCGCAGTCTCATCAAGGCCTTTGTAGAACCAGTCGATGTTGCGGTCGCGCCCGTCGGCATCGGCCACCGGGGTGACCGACACGATCACGTTGTTGCGGATCTGCGAGATGAGCGGCGAGGTTTCCACCGCCAGCCGATACACCAGCTCCATCAGCATCTCTGGGGGGCCGAGTTCGCCCGAGTGCAGACCGCCCATCAGGTGGTAGTGCGGCTTGGTGGTGGCAATGAGGTTCTTGATCTGCGGGTCGCTCAGGCCGCGGGGATCCGCCAGCTTGGCCAGGTTGTCGCGGTTGCCCTGCAGGCCCTTGATGTTGGCGTCTGAGGAGACCCAGACCACCACCAGCTCCCGGCCCTCGTCCGACTTCCCGATGGATTCAATCCGCACCCGGGGCGTGGCTGCGGCCAACGCCCGGTAATACTTGAGGATGTCTTCGTAGTAGGTGAGCTTCCCGGGGGCTCCGATGTGATACCCCAGCACATCCTTGGGGGTGGGGATGCCCGGCACCTTCGGCAGGTGGTCCACCAGCGGACTGCCGTAAATGGGATTTCCCGTCCATTCCTTGTAGAGTTTCGCGAATTCTTCGTCCTGGGCCTGTTTCGGGTCCCGGGTCTCGGTCACCGATTGCTGGGCCGGGGCCGTAGCCACCGCCAGGACAAATACTGCCAGGCCGACGGCCGACATCCACCAACTTCGGTGGGAAACTCCAGCGATTCTCATCGGTAACTCCTTCAAGGCTTGAGATTCTACAGGCCGCAACCTACAATCGCGCCTATGATTTCCGTCGCCGCACTCCGGATGCAGCAATTTGGCGTCCAATTCTATCAGGCTTCGCTGACCGCGAAGGACATCGACAAGCTCGTACGCTTCGAGGTCCTGAGCTATGGCGATCAGGGCGCATCGGGCGTCCGCGGAAACGCCAGGCAGTCCAAGGTCCGGTGGGACTTTCTGGAGCGCCGAATCGCCTCGAGCGACAAGGCCTACCAGCGCCAAATCATCCGGAAGAAGATCGACGAGCTGGTGGGGTACTACGACCAGTGCCGCCAGGCACGCGACCTTCCGTCCATCCCAGGCGCCGTCATCATCTCGTGCGACGAGGCGCTCAAGTTCGACGCCATGCCGGGCGAACCGTCGCTGGGCATCCTCAAGGTGCCTGAGCGCGAAGGCATTCTGCGCGCGATCGACGGCCAGCATCGCCTGCTCGCGCTCCACGCGGGCATCGAGCACTTTGGCGACGAGTCCTTCACGGTGCCGGCGATCATCTTTGACCGTCTCCCCGAAGACCACGTCGTCCAGATGTTTGTCACGATCAACGCGAAACACACGCGACTCAACCCGTCGCACCTGGTGGCGCTTTCGGGGCGGCAGCTGTATCGCGATGAAAACCTCGCGGCCGCGCACGATGTGGTTCGCGCACTCAGCGAGCGGGAAGACTCGCCGCTGTTTGGTGAGATCAAGTTGCTGGGTGTGGGACATGGACGCGTGGCCCAGGCGCCGCTGGCGCAGGAACTCAAGAAGTTGTTCGGCGCTGAAGCGTTTGGCTCGGTCAAGAAGACCAATGAGTTCCGCGACGAAGCGACGCGCTTCTTTGTGAACTACTTCAAGCAGGTGGCCGTCGTGTTTGGCGCCGCCTGGAACGGCCGCAAGTACAGCATCAAGTCGGCCTCGGCGCTGCGCGCCTTCATCAGGCTTGCGCCAGATATCGTCAGGCACCTGGACCAGCAGCACGCCGACCTCGCGGACTTCCGCGCCATCGGCCGCATCATCGCCCCTTGGGGCCGCCGCATCGGCGACCTCCGGTTCGAAACCGACGGCGCCTGGAAGCGCTCGGGCTCGACAGTCGATCAGCTCGTGAAGGAACTCCGCCTCGCCCTGCAATATCCCGAAGGGTCTATCGGGTAGGGCCAGGACGTCGGGTGGGGGAAGGGTGTCCGGGGGGCCTCCTGATAGCGGCGATCCTACCCTTCCGTCTCGCGTCGAGTCAGTGCGCTTGCCCGTAGATGCACCCCGCGCGGGCTCGGCCACGACTGCACTTCCTGCTTCAACGCGTCCAGCCGCTTCCAGTGCTCGGTCAGAGCCTTCCGGCCCGTCACCGTAATCCGGACCGTTGTCTGAGGATATTTGCTGAGGAAGGCCTTGGCGAGCGTGACGAGGCCTGCCTCCTCGAGTTTGGCCAGGTGCTGCGAGAGATTGCCGGGCTGCAGGCCTGTCAGGCGCTGGAGAAACACGAAGTCCGCTGATTCACACGCCGAGAGCGCAGTGAGCACGGCGAGCCGGGCCGGCTCGTGCACCAACTTGTCCGCGGCCACCAGCCGTTCGAACGGCGCGTCTTTAGACGTGGGCATGCCGGAACTCCCGCACCAGGAAGAGGTGCAGTTGCACTGCCGAGGCGATAAGCACGGCCACCATTCCGAGATGACCCACCACCTGGAACGGCCGAAGGACCGGCGCCACAAGCGTGGCGAACAGCATCGCGGCGACAGCACCTGCCATCAGCCGAGCCCGTTGATCGCCACGGCTGGCCGCCAGTGACATCGCCGTGGCTCCAGAGATCATCACCCACAAAAGATCCCTGGGGCGCGCCCCGGCTTCCGCCCCGAGAACCAGGGCCGCCAGAAGCAGTAGCCCCAGTGCCGTTGGGCCGACGACGCCGTACCTGAATTCCTGAAAGGGGCGATCCCATAGGGACGGCCTTGGGGGCTCCACTCGTCCGAAGCGCCATTGGTAGTACGTTCCGAGGGTCGCAGCCGTGACGACGGCGCCCAGGTCGAGCCACAGTCGTAGGCGCGGATTCGGATCGCCGATGATCTTCAGTACCGCATAGATGTTGTGCATCAGCGCCCACCAGAAGAGCAATCCCAGGAACACGCGTGCGCCGATGTAGGCACGGGTCAAGTGGCGAATCGAGTCAGCGGCCATGGCCATGAGTCAGTCTGTGC from Acidobacteriota bacterium includes:
- a CDS encoding ABC transporter permease, encoding MKSSTPTPPRAAEALVRWLLRDEPWRDTTLGDLREELADISSREDRRRAHRWYWRETLNLFTDRIHDAWRRYRTRLAIQKDSSMRTLLSEIRVAARALWRQPLVSSVVVITLALGLGANAATFGMIDALMLRPFTIPNVDRLVVLAELSPDAPFPQEAVAPGNYVDFRRNPPAALARMTTVGWGDVNLSGTDQPERVQGSRVGADFFAMLGVTPAEGRFFAAPDEAEGAARTVVISDSLWKRRFGGTANIVGSTIRLSGEPHTVIGRAPAAFDFPNGSDLWTPAILTAEEQVDRKSKYLTVVGELAPGATLEQAQTQLTAQYQRLQQLAPDANRNFTLTVMTFTKAMVDFGLPTVLGLWQAAALLLLLIAGTNIANLLLARGAERQRELAVRLAIGAGRWRIVRQMLVESLVLAAAAIPAALLVAWGSIALLRGMMPAELIRFVTGWTTMGVTPRVVLVTSLAALVTALLFGLLPALQSSKPQLTSSLKDGGRSATAGMGRSRLRRGLVVAEIAIALPLLIASGLAAVAGHRMASGPQGYDPDNVVRLRLDLAGTAYPDDEARRQFTRQLLDEAHRVPGVTHVATTTVSPAATSNQRRQVVVDGRPDDPNGPAFINYRGVTAGFFDVLKIPILEGRAISAQDRDGTLQVAVVSQSLANLYWPGQSPIGKRVKLNPTHEEWVTIVGISGNVLDDWFNSRNAPTIYASVLQFPSTQVFVLARVQGDPDGSLTRLRGAVSRVDSNLPAFDTETMRKAIHTRTTGLRFVGQLMAAFGVLALVLSAAGIYSVMAHYVAQRRHEIGVRMALGATTRDVLKLTIGSGLKLAGFGITIGLGLGLALGRVIEGALFGVIALEPMLYVAITALLTTVALLATLLPARHAISVDPAGALRD
- a CDS encoding helix-turn-helix transcriptional regulator, with translation MTASRTPTPSVGEFEHLLLLAVLQCQRDGTDAYTVPIRQLLIERTGRDVARGAVHTSLDRLEAKGLVTSAMGDPVAIRGGRARRYYTVTPLGLQAIRHAQAAVQTLSAGLDTLLADGPAMGARRNRSSRS
- a CDS encoding PadR family transcriptional regulator, which produces MISDLEALVLDLLSAKAPTYGLDLVHASGGRLKRGSVYVTLGRMEQKGFVTSMVEERPGEGPPRRLYEPTALGLRALVAARLMEGDLPLGSKI
- a CDS encoding ABC transporter permease translates to MKSQDHAATPSPWRESWADFLFESRRAAGSSARAGVVLGFLAALLRLSLASIPTGVPPMLNLRDDFRHAARRLWRTPLYAAFAAVTLAIGIAATTSLYSLLYFIVWRPDAVVNPERIVELRGDTVIAGRAGVPGRFSWADWQSLTEQQQSFSHVAGIHRIGVSILNNGVTDVAMGEGVTGDYFAMVGVGPLHGRVLNRADSAPDAPPVSVLSARLARAQFGDEAQAVGRTVKIGGQITEIVGVVTDNFFGIGVAFAPATLWLPLEQTRTLSPSPTPSAYFDPARRDLRWLTVRGRLRDEANLRMAAEEVSLIGQRVEAAFPSIGVSEGPRSGSPAGRYWRAEPVSAREADTFSSLGVAMMVGVTLVLLMVCSNLASLGLSRSAARQPEFAVRRALGASRWRLVREQLVECSLVVGLGAVLALWATRWFVTILHMDVPISRGMTLSLQPEVTWPVVAAAAGASILSMIFVGLGPAWRATSADIRPLIAQDGVTTRPRVRSQHLLVAAQVAGSAALLLLAVSIMNTVTRATRSPGVDVDRIAVATVSFYLSPRDGVEADRLRDDILRRVRQSPGVENVAASVGLPFGTFVDQGSFAASDLDLVSRDGGENAYLVFGTAGLMDTLGVPIVAGRAFSNDDVRERRPVIVLSETTARGVFGSTEVVGRPVWFKRSTPGTPGREAPQQLMVVGVSRDTDTFVMGSSRRHSEGSGAVFMPFSRDAREPMIIVARTTGDTAALAGVVRRTIREVDPGLVVDTAGAGWVVLSGPFLFLGALGWASTGLGVLTLVLVMTGLFGVLSALVTQQTREFGIRMALGGTPGDLLRLVVRQGLRPARDGLIIGIAIGVLSRIALGAILPSGLAVVDVFAFVVVPVVIVATAVASSIIPARRAASVDPNVALRQH
- a CDS encoding OsmC family protein is translated as MSSLSLDWKGDLTFVNSPGSPAIHLESSTPGVSSPVHALAYAAMACMAMDLVHILKKGRHELKGLSVHFDGERAADYPKRYTAMHLRFDVTGDIPEDAVERALALSHEKYCSVSNSIRADIDFKTSFTVTK